The following coding sequences are from one Panicum hallii strain FIL2 chromosome 5, PHallii_v3.1, whole genome shotgun sequence window:
- the LOC112891880 gene encoding protein BREAST CANCER SUSCEPTIBILITY 2 homolog B-like isoform X2 — MPCKWQVWTQPDGSLVWVPATETPPTPPPPPAAAPAAAGPPDPAPPHPPPPDGVPIEEYLGADGAKGGRLPLMADLILQALDTLTEDGTDALTEGVNTGGLFSTGSGRLVTVSERAIRRASALVGEEMEEAANGNRKRKQPFGDDAGLQGDRTNLDVPLGGGAHKDNLLPMFQTGSGKIVPLCKDSFQKARAVLEENVENAAGARQPMFHTGTGRSVLVSKSSIDKARAVLEGQTVANEGDMEQFPMFQTGSGRAMSISMASVQKAKAVLDENNVNTGNVEGPGYPDQSLIFQTGSGRPVLISERSIERSRAVLMDEGAENTGQRDTGYQLPIFQTGMGRPVAVKHGSIKKAKAVLEDGDVKRSGNGDTDICATSFQFETPTSVLMSSSLIMNDRTVTPKENTSVQGKCYEGDGHLPLFQTGLGRSVTVSKSSIKRASVILEPRNIAKELEDEAHLNDVCATSIIKTGLGRSVLSENSRENAQVVSEAVKRVNSDIGDGFAEAPMFQAGIQQFSPENGSSKHRATLLEQGKLATKGYEDCGNSLPMFQTGSGKSVLVSESSVRKARAVLEEEGDVNRENCKLVKMDKKFPVFASPFKTSCARTVNVSSAGVSRAATLLGLEEDTFSTQFFGHVGDKLGTKITVKLENPERMLDVASAHAISGGSHKGFCPTEKPILIERHQQFGFSKTASDAVEHSIRFSTAGGRSMAISTDALQRAKSLLNDSGSEVSPNDSVGCSLASAKEKQPDSTISPKGDESNLLHGTKVIGYAVPDIPVTKGNANKFHMGRQYHSINEIPKVPKLPRYLSEGDNAIGTKDKTQRHHMPAGPLVDITNYMATCSGKNTDHFANGKRVIGGRNSISPFKRPRSSRFITPIKTNKVSSAGESKVASTQISPCRTKLSARYPFQHQRKSCKEYFGGPPRFLQTEHVTDDVKLMDAKGAEKFKFQHMGTGAEDFQKMLLTCGASLSYATKEWVSNHYKWIVWKLASLERCYPTRAAGKFLTVDNVFEELKYRYDREVNHGHRSAIKKILEGNASPSLMMVLCISAIYSCPAQSDNKLEVDKIDNNEDSNGNKSLSASNRNMSAKIELTDGWYSLEASLDMALSEQLEKRKLFLGQKLRIWGASLCGWSGPVSFHEASGIVKLMVHINGTYRARWNETLGFCKHAGLPLAFKCIKASGGRVPRTLVGVTRIYPVLFRERLPDGCSIVRSERMERKALQLYHQRVSKIAEDIMFEQQENCDSTDDNEEGAKICKMLERTAEPEVIMAGMTSEQLMHFSSYKEKQKEVMQNEVAKKVQKALEVADLSSRDVTPFLKVRVMGLVSRLSASTSSKKEGLITIWNPTEMQKADLVEGQIYSVTGLRPSNHCTEILYLHGRGSSTKWKPLASAQTTDFEPFFTPRKAIELSKFGEVPLSSEFDIAGVILYVGNMYLCNNQKRQWLFITDGSKFISEQKSEEQDCLLAVSFSSPTTGEDSALFSNTLSGNTVGFSNLVKRQKDQMRQIWVAEATESSTYTLSHEIPRKSHLKEAAASAERWASRSCHKIQELKEMVLCIVGDSGG, encoded by the exons ATGCCGTGCAAGTGGCAGGTCTGGACCCAGCCCGACGGCAGCCTCGTCTGGGTCCCCGCGACCGAGACGCCTCccaccccgcccccgccgcccgcggcggccccggcggcggcgggcccgcCTGATCCCGCTCCTcctcatccgccgccgcccgacggCGTGCCAATCGAAG AATACCTAGGCGCGGACGGCGCCAAGGGGGGTCGCTTGCCCTTAATGGCCGACCTAATCCTCCAAG CGCTGGACACGTTGACTGAAGATGGAACGGATGCACTGACTGAGGGTGTCAATACGGGTGGATTGTTCTCCACTGGGTCGGGGAGGTTGGTGACCGTCAGCGAGAGGGCCATAAGGAGAGCTAGTGCGTTGGTCGGTGAGGAGATGGAGGAGGCTGCTAACGGTAACAGGAAGAGAA AGCAACCATTTGGTGATGATGCTGGTCTACAGGGTGACCGGACAAACTTAGATGTTCCATTGGGAG GTGGTGCACATAAAGATAACTTGTTGCCAATGTTCCAAACTGGATCAGGCAAAATAGTCCCGCTCTGCAAGGACTCATTTCAGAAGGCAAGAGCTGTTTTAGAAG AAAATGTTGAGAATGCTGCTGGTGCCAGACAACCAATGTTCCATACTGGTACGGGTAGATCGGTCCTAGTCAGCAAGAGCTCCATTGATAAGGCGAGAGCTGTTTTAGAGGGTCAAACAGTCGCAAATGAAG GAGACATGGAACAGTTTCCAATGTTTCAAACTGGTTCAGGTAGAGCTATGTCAATCAGTATGGCATCTGTACAGAAAGCTAAGGCTGTGCTAGATGAAAATAATGTAAATACAG GGAATGTTGAGGGTCCTGGTTACCCCGACCAGTCTCTGATATTTCAAACTGGTTCCGGAAGACCAGTCTTGATCAGCGAAAGATCCATTGAGAGATCTAGGGCTGTGTTGATGGATGAAGGTGCTGAAAATACTG GACAACGGGATACTGGCTACCAGCTCCCAATTTTTCAAACAGGAATGGGAAGGCCTGTTGCTGTGAAACATGGCTCTATTAAAAAGGCAAAGGCAGTTTTGGAGGATGGAGATGTTAAAAGAAGTG GAAATGGAGATACGGATATTTGTGCTACATCTTTCCAATTTGAAACCCCGACGTCTGTTTTGATGAGTAGCAGTTTAATTATGAACGATAGAACTGTTACACCAAAGGAAAATACTTCAGTGCAAG GAAAATGTTATGAGGGTGATGGGCACTTGCCGTTGTTCCAGACTGGGTTAGGGAGGTCAGTTACAGTAAGTAAGAGCTCAATTAAAAGGGCAAGTGTAATTCTGGAGCCAAGGAACATTGCAAAGGAATTGGAAG ATGAAGCTCATCTAAATGATGTTTGTGCCACCTCAATAATCAAAACTGGACTTGGAAGGTCCGTCTTAAGCGAAAACTCAAGGGAAAATGCACAAGTTGTCTCAGAGGCTGTAAAAAGAG TAAATAGTGACATTGGGGATGGCTTTGCTGAAGCCCCAATGTTCCAGGCTGGAATACAACAGTTTTCACCTGAGAATGGAAGTTCAAAACATAGGGCCACCCTCTTGGAGCAAGGCAAATTGGCAACAAAAG GATATGAAGACTGTGGAAATTCATTGCCAATGTTTCAAACTGGATCCGGAAAATCGGTCTTGGTCAGTGAAAGCTCAGTACGGAAGGCAAGGGCTGTTTTGGAGGAAGAAGGTGATGTAAACCGAG AGAACTGCAAGTTGGTTAAAATGGACAAAAAGTTTCCAGTCTTCGCTTCACCTTTCAAGACAAGCTGTGCAAGAACAGTAAATGTATCTTCAGCTGGTGTTTCTCGAGCTGCTACCTTATTGGGCTTGGAGGAGGATACCTTTTCAACTCAATTTTTTGGACATGTGGGTGATAAGTTAGGTACAAAGATAACTGTTAAGCTGGAAAATCCAGAACGAATGCTTGATGTTGCATCGGCACATGCAATTTCTGGTGGCTCTCATAAGGGTTTTTGTCCAACAGAAAAACCCATACTTATAGAAAGACATCAGCAGTTCGGATTTTCTAAAACTGCCTCTGATGCTGTTGAGCATTCTATCAGGTTCAGCACTGCTGGTGGCCGATCAATGGCTATTTCTACTGATGCACTACAACGTGCAAAAAGCCTTTTGAACGATTCAGGTTCAGAGGTTTCACCAAATGATTCAGTAGGCTGCTCTCTGGCATCAGCTAAAGAGAAGCAACCAGATTCAACTATTTCTCCAAAAGGAGATGAATCTAACTTATTGCACGGGACTAAAGTAATCGGATATGCTGTACCTGATATCCCTGTAACTAAAGGAAATGCTAATAAGTTTCATATGGGGAGGCAATATCACTCAATCAACGAAATTCCAAAGGTCCCGAAGCTTCCCAGATATTTATCCGAAGGTGACAATGCAATTGGCACCAAAGACAAGACCCAGAGGCATCATATGCCAGCTGGACCTTTGGTTGACATCACTAACTACATGGCTACTTGTTCTGGAAAAAATACGGACCACTTTGCTAATGGAAAGAGGGTAATCGGAGGAAGAAACTCCATATCTCCATTCAAACGGCCCCGTTCTTCCAG GTTCATCACACCAATAAAAACCAACAAAGTTTCCTCTGCTG GAGAATCCAAAGTAGCGTCAACTCAGATCAGCCCCTGTAGGACAAAGCTGTCTGCTCGTTATCCTTTCCaacatcaaaggaaaagctgcAAAGAATATTTTGGTGGTCCTCCTCGCTTCCTACAG ACTGAACATGTAACTGATGACGTGAAGCTCATGGATGCAAAAGGAGCTGAGAAGTTTAAATTTCAGCATATGGGTACTGGAGCAGAAGATTTTCAGAAGATGCTGCTCACATGTGGTGCTTCATTATCATACGCAACTAAAGA ATGGGTCAGTAATCACTATAAATGGATTGTGTGGAAACTTGCTTCACTGGAGAGATGCTACCCAACTAGAGCTGCTGGTAAATTCTTGACGGTTGACAATGTTTTTGAGGAGCTTAAGTACCG GTATGATAGGGAAGTGAACCATGGCCACCGGTCAGCAATAAAAAAGATTTTAGAAGGGAATGCCTCACCCTCTTTAATGATGGTCCTGTGCATTTCAGCTATTTACTCTTGTCCTGCCCAAAGTGACAATAAGTTGGAGGTTGACAAGATAGATAATAATGAAGACAGCAATGGCAATAAAAGCTTGTCAGCCTCTAATAGAAACATGTCTGCAAAAATTGAATTAACTGATGGATG GTATTCACTTGAGGCATCATTAGATATGGCACTTTCAGAACAACTAGAAAAAAGAAAGCTTTTCTTAGGACAGAAGCTTCGG ATATGGGGAGCTTCTTTATGTGGTTGGTCTGGGCCTGTGTCATTTCATGAG GCATCTGGTATTGTCAAATTAATGGTCCACATAAATGGCACCTATCGTGCAAGATGGAATGAGACCTTGGGATTCT GCAAGCATGCTGGACTCCCACTGGCATTCAAGTGCATAAAAGCTTCCGGTGGTAGAGTTCCTAGGACACTAGTTGGAGTCACAAGGATATATCCTGTTCTCTTCCGGGAAAG GTTGCCTGATGGTTGTTCTATTGTGAGATCTGAAAGGATGGAAAGAAAGGCGCTGCAACTGTACCACCAGAG AGTATCTAAGATTGCAGAAGATATTATGTTTGAACAACAAGAAAACTGTGACAGTACAGATGATAATGAGGAAGGGGCTAAAATTTGCAAAATGCTAGAGCGTACAGCTGAGCCTGAAGTTATAATGGCAGGCATGACCTCAGAGCAGTTGATGCACTTCTCATCTTATAAAGAAAAACAGAAG GAGGTTATGCAAAATGAAGTAGCTAAGAAGGTTCAAAAGGCCCTTGAAGTTGCTGACCTTAGTTCAAGAGATGTTACACCATTTTTGAAAGTGAGGGTGATGGGGCTTGTCAGTAGACTTTCTGCTTCAACATCCAGTAAAAAGGAAGGGCTAATAACAATTTGGAACCCTACTGAGATGCAG AAAGCTGATCTTGTGGAGGGACAAATTTATTCAGTTACAGGATTGAGGCCTTCGAATCATTGTACTGAAATCCTCTACTTGCATGGTAGAGGATCATCTACAAAGTGGAAGCCCTTAGCATCAGCTCAGACTACAGATTTTGA ACCATTCTTCACCCCTCGTAAAGCAATTGAACTGTCAAAGTTTGGTGAGGTGCCGCTTTCAAG TGAATTTGACATTGCAGGTGTTATTTTATATGTTGGCAATATGTATTTATGTAACAACCAGAAAAGGCAGTGGCTCTTTATAACAGATGGATCTAAATTTATCTCTGAACAAAAGTCCGAAGAGCAAGATTGTCTTCTAGCAGTTAGTTTTTCTTCCCCAACCACTGGCGAAGACTCTGCATTGTTTAGTAATACCCTCTCTGGAAACACA GTTGGTTTTAGTAATCTGGTCAAGCGACAGAAAGACCAGATGAGGCAAATATGGGTAGCTGAGGCAACAGAGAGCTCTACCTACACTCTTTCTCATGAGATTCCTAGAAAATCTCACCTAAAAGAAGCTGCAGCTTCTGCTGAAAGATGGGCTTCAAGATCTTGTCAT AAAATTCAAGAGCTAAAAGAAATGGTTTTATGTATAGTTGGTGACAGTGGTGGCTGA
- the LOC112891880 gene encoding protein BREAST CANCER SUSCEPTIBILITY 2 homolog B-like isoform X1: MPCKWQVWTQPDGSLVWVPATETPPTPPPPPAAAPAAAGPPDPAPPHPPPPDGVPIEEYLGADGAKGGRLPLMADLILQALDTLTEDGTDALTEGVNTGGLFSTGSGRLVTVSERAIRRASALVGEEMEEAANGNRKRKQPFGDDAGLQGDRTNLDVPLGGGAHKDNLLPMFQTGSGKIVPLCKDSFQKARAVLEENVENAAGARQPMFHTGTGRSVLVSKSSIDKARAVLEGQTVANEGDAGDMEQFPMFQTGSGRAMSISMASVQKAKAVLDENNVNTGNVEGPGYPDQSLIFQTGSGRPVLISERSIERSRAVLMDEGAENTGQRDTGYQLPIFQTGMGRPVAVKHGSIKKAKAVLEDGDVKRSGNGDTDICATSFQFETPTSVLMSSSLIMNDRTVTPKENTSVQGKCYEGDGHLPLFQTGLGRSVTVSKSSIKRASVILEPRNIAKELEDEAHLNDVCATSIIKTGLGRSVLSENSRENAQVVSEAVKRVNSDIGDGFAEAPMFQAGIQQFSPENGSSKHRATLLEQGKLATKGYEDCGNSLPMFQTGSGKSVLVSESSVRKARAVLEEEGDVNRENCKLVKMDKKFPVFASPFKTSCARTVNVSSAGVSRAATLLGLEEDTFSTQFFGHVGDKLGTKITVKLENPERMLDVASAHAISGGSHKGFCPTEKPILIERHQQFGFSKTASDAVEHSIRFSTAGGRSMAISTDALQRAKSLLNDSGSEVSPNDSVGCSLASAKEKQPDSTISPKGDESNLLHGTKVIGYAVPDIPVTKGNANKFHMGRQYHSINEIPKVPKLPRYLSEGDNAIGTKDKTQRHHMPAGPLVDITNYMATCSGKNTDHFANGKRVIGGRNSISPFKRPRSSRFITPIKTNKVSSAGESKVASTQISPCRTKLSARYPFQHQRKSCKEYFGGPPRFLQTEHVTDDVKLMDAKGAEKFKFQHMGTGAEDFQKMLLTCGASLSYATKEWVSNHYKWIVWKLASLERCYPTRAAGKFLTVDNVFEELKYRYDREVNHGHRSAIKKILEGNASPSLMMVLCISAIYSCPAQSDNKLEVDKIDNNEDSNGNKSLSASNRNMSAKIELTDGWYSLEASLDMALSEQLEKRKLFLGQKLRIWGASLCGWSGPVSFHEASGIVKLMVHINGTYRARWNETLGFCKHAGLPLAFKCIKASGGRVPRTLVGVTRIYPVLFRERLPDGCSIVRSERMERKALQLYHQRVSKIAEDIMFEQQENCDSTDDNEEGAKICKMLERTAEPEVIMAGMTSEQLMHFSSYKEKQKEVMQNEVAKKVQKALEVADLSSRDVTPFLKVRVMGLVSRLSASTSSKKEGLITIWNPTEMQKADLVEGQIYSVTGLRPSNHCTEILYLHGRGSSTKWKPLASAQTTDFEPFFTPRKAIELSKFGEVPLSSEFDIAGVILYVGNMYLCNNQKRQWLFITDGSKFISEQKSEEQDCLLAVSFSSPTTGEDSALFSNTLSGNTVGFSNLVKRQKDQMRQIWVAEATESSTYTLSHEIPRKSHLKEAAASAERWASRSCHKIQELKEMVLCIVGDSGG; the protein is encoded by the exons ATGCCGTGCAAGTGGCAGGTCTGGACCCAGCCCGACGGCAGCCTCGTCTGGGTCCCCGCGACCGAGACGCCTCccaccccgcccccgccgcccgcggcggccccggcggcggcgggcccgcCTGATCCCGCTCCTcctcatccgccgccgcccgacggCGTGCCAATCGAAG AATACCTAGGCGCGGACGGCGCCAAGGGGGGTCGCTTGCCCTTAATGGCCGACCTAATCCTCCAAG CGCTGGACACGTTGACTGAAGATGGAACGGATGCACTGACTGAGGGTGTCAATACGGGTGGATTGTTCTCCACTGGGTCGGGGAGGTTGGTGACCGTCAGCGAGAGGGCCATAAGGAGAGCTAGTGCGTTGGTCGGTGAGGAGATGGAGGAGGCTGCTAACGGTAACAGGAAGAGAA AGCAACCATTTGGTGATGATGCTGGTCTACAGGGTGACCGGACAAACTTAGATGTTCCATTGGGAG GTGGTGCACATAAAGATAACTTGTTGCCAATGTTCCAAACTGGATCAGGCAAAATAGTCCCGCTCTGCAAGGACTCATTTCAGAAGGCAAGAGCTGTTTTAGAAG AAAATGTTGAGAATGCTGCTGGTGCCAGACAACCAATGTTCCATACTGGTACGGGTAGATCGGTCCTAGTCAGCAAGAGCTCCATTGATAAGGCGAGAGCTGTTTTAGAGGGTCAAACAGTCGCAAATGAAG GAGATGCAGGAGACATGGAACAGTTTCCAATGTTTCAAACTGGTTCAGGTAGAGCTATGTCAATCAGTATGGCATCTGTACAGAAAGCTAAGGCTGTGCTAGATGAAAATAATGTAAATACAG GGAATGTTGAGGGTCCTGGTTACCCCGACCAGTCTCTGATATTTCAAACTGGTTCCGGAAGACCAGTCTTGATCAGCGAAAGATCCATTGAGAGATCTAGGGCTGTGTTGATGGATGAAGGTGCTGAAAATACTG GACAACGGGATACTGGCTACCAGCTCCCAATTTTTCAAACAGGAATGGGAAGGCCTGTTGCTGTGAAACATGGCTCTATTAAAAAGGCAAAGGCAGTTTTGGAGGATGGAGATGTTAAAAGAAGTG GAAATGGAGATACGGATATTTGTGCTACATCTTTCCAATTTGAAACCCCGACGTCTGTTTTGATGAGTAGCAGTTTAATTATGAACGATAGAACTGTTACACCAAAGGAAAATACTTCAGTGCAAG GAAAATGTTATGAGGGTGATGGGCACTTGCCGTTGTTCCAGACTGGGTTAGGGAGGTCAGTTACAGTAAGTAAGAGCTCAATTAAAAGGGCAAGTGTAATTCTGGAGCCAAGGAACATTGCAAAGGAATTGGAAG ATGAAGCTCATCTAAATGATGTTTGTGCCACCTCAATAATCAAAACTGGACTTGGAAGGTCCGTCTTAAGCGAAAACTCAAGGGAAAATGCACAAGTTGTCTCAGAGGCTGTAAAAAGAG TAAATAGTGACATTGGGGATGGCTTTGCTGAAGCCCCAATGTTCCAGGCTGGAATACAACAGTTTTCACCTGAGAATGGAAGTTCAAAACATAGGGCCACCCTCTTGGAGCAAGGCAAATTGGCAACAAAAG GATATGAAGACTGTGGAAATTCATTGCCAATGTTTCAAACTGGATCCGGAAAATCGGTCTTGGTCAGTGAAAGCTCAGTACGGAAGGCAAGGGCTGTTTTGGAGGAAGAAGGTGATGTAAACCGAG AGAACTGCAAGTTGGTTAAAATGGACAAAAAGTTTCCAGTCTTCGCTTCACCTTTCAAGACAAGCTGTGCAAGAACAGTAAATGTATCTTCAGCTGGTGTTTCTCGAGCTGCTACCTTATTGGGCTTGGAGGAGGATACCTTTTCAACTCAATTTTTTGGACATGTGGGTGATAAGTTAGGTACAAAGATAACTGTTAAGCTGGAAAATCCAGAACGAATGCTTGATGTTGCATCGGCACATGCAATTTCTGGTGGCTCTCATAAGGGTTTTTGTCCAACAGAAAAACCCATACTTATAGAAAGACATCAGCAGTTCGGATTTTCTAAAACTGCCTCTGATGCTGTTGAGCATTCTATCAGGTTCAGCACTGCTGGTGGCCGATCAATGGCTATTTCTACTGATGCACTACAACGTGCAAAAAGCCTTTTGAACGATTCAGGTTCAGAGGTTTCACCAAATGATTCAGTAGGCTGCTCTCTGGCATCAGCTAAAGAGAAGCAACCAGATTCAACTATTTCTCCAAAAGGAGATGAATCTAACTTATTGCACGGGACTAAAGTAATCGGATATGCTGTACCTGATATCCCTGTAACTAAAGGAAATGCTAATAAGTTTCATATGGGGAGGCAATATCACTCAATCAACGAAATTCCAAAGGTCCCGAAGCTTCCCAGATATTTATCCGAAGGTGACAATGCAATTGGCACCAAAGACAAGACCCAGAGGCATCATATGCCAGCTGGACCTTTGGTTGACATCACTAACTACATGGCTACTTGTTCTGGAAAAAATACGGACCACTTTGCTAATGGAAAGAGGGTAATCGGAGGAAGAAACTCCATATCTCCATTCAAACGGCCCCGTTCTTCCAG GTTCATCACACCAATAAAAACCAACAAAGTTTCCTCTGCTG GAGAATCCAAAGTAGCGTCAACTCAGATCAGCCCCTGTAGGACAAAGCTGTCTGCTCGTTATCCTTTCCaacatcaaaggaaaagctgcAAAGAATATTTTGGTGGTCCTCCTCGCTTCCTACAG ACTGAACATGTAACTGATGACGTGAAGCTCATGGATGCAAAAGGAGCTGAGAAGTTTAAATTTCAGCATATGGGTACTGGAGCAGAAGATTTTCAGAAGATGCTGCTCACATGTGGTGCTTCATTATCATACGCAACTAAAGA ATGGGTCAGTAATCACTATAAATGGATTGTGTGGAAACTTGCTTCACTGGAGAGATGCTACCCAACTAGAGCTGCTGGTAAATTCTTGACGGTTGACAATGTTTTTGAGGAGCTTAAGTACCG GTATGATAGGGAAGTGAACCATGGCCACCGGTCAGCAATAAAAAAGATTTTAGAAGGGAATGCCTCACCCTCTTTAATGATGGTCCTGTGCATTTCAGCTATTTACTCTTGTCCTGCCCAAAGTGACAATAAGTTGGAGGTTGACAAGATAGATAATAATGAAGACAGCAATGGCAATAAAAGCTTGTCAGCCTCTAATAGAAACATGTCTGCAAAAATTGAATTAACTGATGGATG GTATTCACTTGAGGCATCATTAGATATGGCACTTTCAGAACAACTAGAAAAAAGAAAGCTTTTCTTAGGACAGAAGCTTCGG ATATGGGGAGCTTCTTTATGTGGTTGGTCTGGGCCTGTGTCATTTCATGAG GCATCTGGTATTGTCAAATTAATGGTCCACATAAATGGCACCTATCGTGCAAGATGGAATGAGACCTTGGGATTCT GCAAGCATGCTGGACTCCCACTGGCATTCAAGTGCATAAAAGCTTCCGGTGGTAGAGTTCCTAGGACACTAGTTGGAGTCACAAGGATATATCCTGTTCTCTTCCGGGAAAG GTTGCCTGATGGTTGTTCTATTGTGAGATCTGAAAGGATGGAAAGAAAGGCGCTGCAACTGTACCACCAGAG AGTATCTAAGATTGCAGAAGATATTATGTTTGAACAACAAGAAAACTGTGACAGTACAGATGATAATGAGGAAGGGGCTAAAATTTGCAAAATGCTAGAGCGTACAGCTGAGCCTGAAGTTATAATGGCAGGCATGACCTCAGAGCAGTTGATGCACTTCTCATCTTATAAAGAAAAACAGAAG GAGGTTATGCAAAATGAAGTAGCTAAGAAGGTTCAAAAGGCCCTTGAAGTTGCTGACCTTAGTTCAAGAGATGTTACACCATTTTTGAAAGTGAGGGTGATGGGGCTTGTCAGTAGACTTTCTGCTTCAACATCCAGTAAAAAGGAAGGGCTAATAACAATTTGGAACCCTACTGAGATGCAG AAAGCTGATCTTGTGGAGGGACAAATTTATTCAGTTACAGGATTGAGGCCTTCGAATCATTGTACTGAAATCCTCTACTTGCATGGTAGAGGATCATCTACAAAGTGGAAGCCCTTAGCATCAGCTCAGACTACAGATTTTGA ACCATTCTTCACCCCTCGTAAAGCAATTGAACTGTCAAAGTTTGGTGAGGTGCCGCTTTCAAG TGAATTTGACATTGCAGGTGTTATTTTATATGTTGGCAATATGTATTTATGTAACAACCAGAAAAGGCAGTGGCTCTTTATAACAGATGGATCTAAATTTATCTCTGAACAAAAGTCCGAAGAGCAAGATTGTCTTCTAGCAGTTAGTTTTTCTTCCCCAACCACTGGCGAAGACTCTGCATTGTTTAGTAATACCCTCTCTGGAAACACA GTTGGTTTTAGTAATCTGGTCAAGCGACAGAAAGACCAGATGAGGCAAATATGGGTAGCTGAGGCAACAGAGAGCTCTACCTACACTCTTTCTCATGAGATTCCTAGAAAATCTCACCTAAAAGAAGCTGCAGCTTCTGCTGAAAGATGGGCTTCAAGATCTTGTCAT AAAATTCAAGAGCTAAAAGAAATGGTTTTATGTATAGTTGGTGACAGTGGTGGCTGA